The uncultured Methanomethylovorans sp. genome contains a region encoding:
- a CDS encoding flippase: MSKIHTLISRIMGISPIQRQSLISFFWQIAFTAIGFLSTIYFARSVGASILGSYFIFVAYTGIFSMVSDGGFGGAAVKRISEGEEPDAYFTAYFVLLLVFTSISFILLLVFRAYFIDLNNSGMFVWLILSLFVSLIAGSISSGVAGSGKIGLRMTCAGIGNISRIFFQVLGIYFGYEAGGLAGGLIAGTLLAAVIEFRFFDLNFVSFKWQHVKSLFVFSFWLFLTSTGSLVFSQADTLMIGYFMDNANVGVYRIALQFTMVATFATYALRNTLWPRVSRWGKNGEVESVQVSLSNAMSYSLILAVPVFIGGLLLGDKLLYLFYGAEFAKGYFTLIILMGVQIVNVFQYFFTMYLDALDHPKESFKVTMVGIGANILLNALLIPIMGISGAAIATFVTMALNATLAKRALSRLIVIRLEHRNILNIMKASIAMGILVGVYRLFIPLSNVWVTLLAVAIGGAAYCILILKFDQNVYAEMKNIAEGMGIGSIWPAWL, translated from the coding sequence ATGTCAAAAATTCATACGCTAATCTCTCGAATAATGGGTATAAGCCCCATACAACGCCAGAGTCTCATATCCTTTTTCTGGCAAATTGCATTTACAGCCATAGGCTTTTTAAGTACCATTTATTTTGCAAGAAGTGTAGGTGCTTCAATCCTGGGTTCATACTTCATTTTCGTAGCATATACTGGAATTTTCAGTATGGTTTCAGATGGTGGTTTTGGAGGAGCTGCAGTCAAGCGTATAAGTGAAGGGGAAGAACCGGATGCCTATTTCACTGCATACTTTGTACTGCTATTGGTTTTTACATCAATATCTTTTATTTTGTTGCTTGTATTCAGAGCCTACTTTATCGATCTCAATAACTCGGGTATGTTTGTATGGTTAATTCTATCTTTATTTGTTTCTTTGATAGCAGGTTCCATCTCAAGTGGAGTTGCAGGTTCTGGTAAAATTGGGTTACGTATGACCTGTGCTGGCATAGGTAACATTTCACGTATTTTTTTCCAGGTTCTGGGCATATACTTTGGATATGAAGCTGGAGGCCTTGCTGGTGGACTGATTGCAGGAACTCTCCTTGCAGCGGTGATTGAATTTCGTTTTTTTGATTTAAATTTCGTTTCATTCAAGTGGCAACATGTGAAAAGTTTATTTGTATTTTCGTTTTGGTTATTCCTCACGTCAACTGGGTCGCTGGTGTTCTCACAGGCTGACACTCTTATGATTGGCTATTTTATGGATAATGCCAATGTAGGTGTCTATAGGATAGCACTTCAGTTCACAATGGTTGCAACTTTTGCTACCTATGCCCTCCGTAATACCTTATGGCCAAGGGTTAGTAGATGGGGCAAAAATGGAGAGGTAGAATCAGTACAAGTATCTCTATCAAATGCGATGAGTTATTCCTTAATACTGGCAGTTCCTGTGTTCATTGGTGGCTTATTATTGGGGGATAAATTGCTTTATCTATTCTACGGTGCAGAATTTGCTAAAGGATATTTTACATTGATCATATTGATGGGTGTACAGATAGTCAATGTGTTCCAATATTTTTTCACAATGTATCTTGATGCTTTAGACCATCCAAAAGAATCCTTTAAGGTTACAATGGTAGGTATCGGTGCTAATATCCTGTTGAATGCGCTTCTTATTCCTATTATGGGCATAAGCGGTGCAGCAATAGCAACTTTTGTAACAATGGCATTGAATGCTACACTTGCCAAGCGTGCATTATCAAGATTAATTGTGATTAGATTGGAGCATCGCAATATATTGAATATCATGAAGGCATCAATTGCGATGGGTATACTTGTTGGAGTATACCGCCTGTTTATACCTCTTTCAAATGTTTGGGTTACACTGCTGGCTGTTGCGATCGGTGGAGCTGCGTATTGTATTCTTATATTGAAATTTGATCAGAATGTGTATGCTGAAATGAAAAATATTGCAGAGGGGATGGGTATTGGGAGTATATGGCCAGCTTGGTTGTGA
- a CDS encoding class I SAM-dependent methyltransferase codes for MKLTEKQYWEAFWDGVAVPNKVNLNFSNDANIATILNRFLTTDIQKRAFEVGCAPGKWLIYLSENFNYSVDGCEYIEAASKKTRENLDVCGITGYNIYTGDFLSMGIEKKYDVVISLGFIEHFNDADSVCKRHADLLKENGILILGIPKLTGLNYYIAKQVDKYLDDKLIPNHNLSIMNLDYFKRLGTVIGCQNLFVDTIGGFEPAIFNITKSPVWFKLVFHITILIFNNRFLRKINHPYYSSYIMGVYQKSD; via the coding sequence ATGAAACTTACTGAGAAGCAGTATTGGGAGGCATTTTGGGACGGTGTTGCTGTTCCCAATAAAGTTAATTTGAATTTTTCTAATGATGCTAATATAGCAACAATTTTGAATAGATTTCTTACTACAGATATTCAAAAAAGGGCTTTTGAAGTGGGTTGTGCACCAGGAAAATGGTTAATTTATTTATCAGAAAATTTCAATTATTCAGTGGATGGTTGTGAATACATCGAGGCGGCATCCAAAAAAACAAGGGAAAATTTGGATGTATGTGGGATAACTGGATATAATATTTATACCGGCGATTTTCTAAGCATGGGAATTGAAAAAAAATATGACGTTGTAATTTCTTTAGGTTTTATTGAACACTTTAATGATGCGGATTCAGTTTGCAAAAGACATGCAGATCTTTTAAAGGAAAATGGGATACTTATACTTGGAATTCCCAAACTAACCGGTCTTAATTATTATATTGCAAAACAAGTTGATAAGTACTTAGATGATAAATTAATTCCGAATCATAATTTAAGTATTATGAATTTGGATTACTTCAAAAGGCTAGGTACGGTCATAGGTTGTCAAAATTTATTTGTAGATACTATTGGGGGATTTGAACCAGCTATATTTAATATAACTAAGTCTCCAGTATGGTTTAAATTAGTATTTCATATTACTATATTGATTTTCAACAACCGGTTTTTAAGAAAGATAAACCACCCTTATTATTCAAGTTATATTATGGGGGTGTATCAGAAAAGTGACTAA
- a CDS encoding GDP-mannose 4,6-dehydratase, which produces MQWKDTSVLVTGCTGLLGSWMCKELVNRKANVVGLIRDWVPRSVLINDMFINKMNVVRGDVTDFQAIERIINEYEVEVVFHLAAQTIVEIANRNPLSTFETNIKGTWNILEACRRAPTVKKIIVASSDKAYGDQPMLPYDENMPLQGTHPYDVSKSCTDLIAKTYYTTYGTPVCTTRCGNFYGGGDLNFNRIIPGTIRSLFNNEHPLIRSDGSYIRDYFYVEDGVHAYLHLAEKMDNANIIGEAFNFSNELQISVLELVERIISLTKKENLKPKVLGVAKNEIIHQSLSAEKARRILNWKPMYTLDEGLERTIKWYKDFFEEV; this is translated from the coding sequence ATGCAATGGAAGGATACTTCGGTCTTGGTCACAGGATGTACAGGTCTTCTTGGTTCTTGGATGTGCAAAGAACTTGTAAATAGAAAAGCCAATGTTGTGGGTCTGATCCGGGACTGGGTTCCAAGATCGGTTCTTATCAATGACATGTTTATTAATAAAATGAATGTTGTTAGAGGAGATGTAACGGATTTCCAGGCCATTGAGAGAATTATCAATGAATATGAGGTAGAGGTCGTATTTCATCTTGCAGCACAGACCATTGTTGAAATTGCCAATAGAAATCCATTAAGTACTTTTGAAACTAATATTAAAGGAACATGGAATATACTTGAAGCTTGCAGAAGAGCTCCAACAGTAAAAAAGATTATCGTTGCATCAAGTGACAAAGCTTATGGTGATCAGCCTATGTTGCCATATGATGAAAATATGCCTCTACAAGGTACTCATCCATATGATGTATCTAAAAGTTGTACTGATCTCATTGCAAAGACTTATTACACAACTTATGGGACTCCTGTATGTACTACAAGATGTGGTAATTTCTATGGAGGGGGGGACCTGAATTTCAATAGGATCATTCCAGGTACAATTCGCTCTCTATTCAATAATGAGCATCCACTTATCAGAAGTGATGGATCATATATAAGGGATTATTTTTATGTAGAAGACGGTGTCCATGCGTACTTGCATCTTGCAGAAAAAATGGACAATGCTAATATCATAGGAGAGGCTTTCAATTTTAGCAATGAACTTCAGATATCAGTACTTGAGTTAGTTGAAAGGATCATTTCTCTAACAAAAAAGGAGAATCTAAAACCCAAAGTTCTTGGAGTTGCAAAGAACGAGATAATACATCAATCTCTTTCTGCAGAGAAAGCTAGAAGAATCCTAAATTGGAAACCAATGTATACATTGGATGAAGGGCTGGAAAGAACAATAAAATGGTATAAAGATTTCTTTGAGGAGGTCTAA
- the rfbF gene encoding glucose-1-phosphate cytidylyltransferase, whose protein sequence is MKVVILCGGMGTRLREETEYKPKPMVEIGGHPILWHIMKTYSFYGFTDFVLCLGYKGDVIKDYFYNYKMRNNDFSINLTTGDITLHDSKEENNWNVTLANTGLTSMTGARIKRVQKYIEDDTFMVTYGDGVTDLNISKLLEYHQKHGKVGTVTGVHPPSRYGELRLEGDCVTCFDEKPETGVAPISGGYFVFNKEIFDYLDENESCVLEKSPLSNLAKDGQLKVYHHKGFWQCMDTYRDNLFLNDLWKSNMAPWKVK, encoded by the coding sequence ATGAAAGTTGTGATACTATGCGGAGGAATGGGTACCCGTCTGAGGGAAGAAACAGAGTATAAACCAAAACCAATGGTAGAAATTGGAGGGCATCCTATCCTATGGCATATAATGAAAACATACTCTTTCTATGGTTTTACTGATTTTGTGTTATGTCTGGGGTATAAAGGAGATGTAATTAAAGATTATTTCTATAACTACAAAATGAGAAATAATGACTTCTCAATAAACCTTACGACAGGTGATATAACATTACACGATTCGAAAGAAGAGAATAACTGGAACGTGACGCTTGCAAATACTGGCCTTACTTCTATGACTGGAGCAAGGATTAAAAGAGTACAGAAATATATCGAAGACGATACTTTTATGGTAACTTATGGTGATGGAGTAACTGATTTGAATATTTCTAAACTCTTGGAATATCATCAAAAACATGGTAAGGTCGGGACAGTTACTGGAGTTCATCCTCCTTCCAGATATGGTGAATTAAGATTGGAAGGAGATTGTGTCACTTGTTTTGATGAAAAACCTGAAACTGGAGTTGCACCAATTAGTGGTGGATATTTTGTATTTAACAAAGAAATATTTGACTATCTGGATGAGAATGAATCATGCGTGCTAGAAAAATCTCCTCTTTCAAATCTTGCTAAAGATGGTCAATTAAAAGTCTATCACCATAAAGGATTCTGGCAGTGTATGGATACCTATAGGGATAATTTGTTCTTAAATGATCTTTGGAAATCGAATATGGCACCTTGGAAGGTGAAATAA
- a CDS encoding dTDP-4-dehydrorhamnose 3,5-epimerase family protein: MIEGVQITKLDIIPDERGMILKMLRNDDPIFQAFGEIYFSTIYPGVVKGWHIHKKMTLNYAVISGAIKLVLYDDRAGSPTKGEVQEIFLGRENYKLVTIPPMVWNGFKGIGTESAIVANCSNIPHDPEEIGRVDPFENDVPYDWGLKNR, from the coding sequence ATGATAGAAGGCGTACAGATCACTAAACTTGATATTATCCCGGATGAAAGAGGGATGATACTTAAGATGTTAAGGAATGATGATCCAATCTTTCAGGCATTTGGAGAAATTTATTTCTCGACTATCTATCCCGGAGTTGTAAAGGGTTGGCATATCCACAAAAAAATGACTTTGAACTATGCTGTGATAAGTGGAGCAATTAAACTAGTTCTTTATGATGATAGGGCGGGATCTCCAACAAAAGGGGAAGTACAGGAAATATTCCTGGGCCGGGAAAATTATAAACTCGTGACCATCCCTCCAATGGTCTGGAACGGGTTTAAGGGTATTGGGACAGAATCTGCTATTGTTGCAAATTGTTCTAATATCCCTCACGACCCTGAAGAAATCGGAAGGGTGGATCCATTTGAAAATGATGTTCCTTACGATTGGGGGCTTAAAAATAGATGA
- a CDS encoding glycosyltransferase family 4 protein → MNNISILSDKFRDCDIVLKDYSMLIKLLLQAVKYALSVPIYSLLILANLFGIYRKPISKEKVLVSIENRIIFQMCMALLFLRIIIDNFFHNFNIISSYHYSTYGISYYLQKSFNIPSIYTEISSPQFRKNWMPRLKMSKYLNSFSKIFVPSKIIGDELREYEGLNKDYIISPFIIEELPYSFVPSSRNAESFGVIARLSPQKNQDILIKVLRIIVKSKPNAQLVLIGRGEEESRYKSLVKELHLENNAQFIPGFGLITEVIDKIDIFVLCSDVEGMPLVLLEALYYSKPILVNDVGSTSELVINNFNGFIIDKNNLDDIASKILLIMDDVNLFNKLSMNSRNLYNNKYKPATILYGMLAEYNRLT, encoded by the coding sequence ATGAATAATATTAGCATTTTATCTGATAAGTTCAGAGATTGCGATATTGTGTTAAAAGATTATTCTATGCTCATTAAGCTATTACTTCAAGCAGTTAAATATGCTCTCTCTGTACCCATTTATTCTCTTCTAATTCTCGCCAATTTATTTGGTATATATAGAAAACCAATCTCAAAGGAGAAAGTCCTGGTGAGTATAGAAAACAGGATTATATTCCAAATGTGTATGGCACTATTATTTCTTCGAATTATTATCGATAACTTTTTTCATAATTTTAATATAATCTCTTCTTATCATTATTCTACATATGGCATTTCTTATTATCTTCAAAAATCATTTAACATTCCATCAATATATACAGAAATATCGTCTCCCCAGTTTAGAAAAAACTGGATGCCAAGACTAAAAATGAGTAAATATCTCAACTCATTTAGTAAGATCTTTGTCCCATCAAAAATAATCGGTGACGAATTGAGAGAATATGAAGGTCTGAATAAAGATTACATTATATCTCCTTTTATAATAGAAGAGCTGCCATATAGTTTTGTTCCATCATCTCGGAATGCTGAAAGTTTTGGTGTTATTGCAAGGTTATCTCCTCAAAAGAACCAAGATATATTGATTAAAGTGTTAAGAATTATTGTGAAATCAAAACCAAATGCACAATTAGTGCTGATTGGCAGAGGCGAAGAAGAATCTAGGTATAAATCATTGGTTAAAGAATTACATCTTGAAAACAATGCCCAATTCATCCCTGGTTTTGGTTTGATTACTGAAGTAATTGATAAAATTGACATTTTTGTGTTGTGTTCAGATGTTGAAGGAATGCCTTTGGTTTTGCTTGAAGCACTTTATTATTCAAAACCGATATTAGTGAATGATGTAGGTTCAACTTCAGAATTAGTGATAAATAATTTTAATGGTTTTATCATAGACAAAAATAACTTAGATGATATAGCTAGTAAAATACTATTGATAATGGATGATGTCAATTTGTTCAACAAATTATCAATGAACAGCAGAAATTTATACAATAATAAATATAAACCAGCAACAATACTCTATGGCATGTTAGCTGAATATAATCGGCTCACCTAG
- a CDS encoding DegT/DnrJ/EryC1/StrS family aminotransferase, with amino-acid sequence MSEKLWRVGQKELDYIKEAIDSGLTGVMNQKFESKFATKMGVKYAVGVNSGTSALHSCLGAMEIGPGDEVIVPPLTFASTAFSVMYLGGIPVFADIDPDTFNINYEDIENKITNKTKAIIPVSLYGLPAEMDPIMEIAEKNDIFVLEDCAQCFLGKYKGKTAGTIGHMGIFSFERSKHMTTGNGGMLVTNDKELAEKARKFSILGYSTLKAGAYEAKPPKEIIQDPNFERHLFVSPNYRLPEVCAAMGLAQLEQLDIFVDRRIKIAKIYSDAVGNCEWLCPQKTPEYSVNSYFTYAMKLESLKSKISWSQFRETYLKNGGDSYYAAWKLTYTEPAIRGMKFENGIEYKNGLCPIAEDIQPKMIQLKTNYESLDHAKEQAEILRQTIGELDKF; translated from the coding sequence ATTGGATTATATTAAAGAGGCAATAGATTCAGGTTTGACTGGGGTTATGAACCAAAAATTCGAAAGCAAATTTGCAACAAAAATGGGTGTTAAATATGCTGTTGGTGTAAACTCCGGAACTTCTGCGCTTCATTCATGTCTTGGAGCAATGGAAATTGGTCCAGGGGATGAAGTAATAGTTCCACCCTTAACATTTGCATCTACTGCATTTTCGGTTATGTATCTTGGTGGAATACCGGTTTTTGCAGATATTGATCCAGATACATTCAATATAAACTATGAAGATATTGAAAACAAAATAACTAATAAGACAAAAGCAATCATTCCTGTATCCCTTTATGGACTGCCTGCTGAAATGGATCCAATAATGGAAATTGCAGAGAAAAATGATATTTTTGTACTGGAAGATTGTGCACAATGCTTCTTAGGAAAGTACAAAGGTAAAACAGCTGGAACTATTGGTCACATGGGAATTTTTAGTTTTGAAAGATCAAAACATATGACTACTGGAAATGGTGGTATGCTGGTTACTAATGATAAGGAATTAGCAGAAAAAGCACGTAAATTTAGCATTCTTGGTTATTCTACACTAAAAGCAGGGGCTTATGAAGCTAAACCTCCAAAAGAGATAATTCAGGACCCAAATTTTGAAAGGCATCTTTTTGTTTCACCAAATTATAGGCTACCAGAAGTATGTGCAGCTATGGGATTAGCTCAACTTGAGCAACTTGATATCTTTGTAGATCGCAGAATTAAAATTGCAAAAATATATTCAGATGCTGTAGGCAATTGTGAATGGTTATGCCCACAAAAAACTCCCGAGTATTCAGTTAATAGCTATTTCACATACGCAATGAAATTAGAATCTCTAAAATCAAAAATTTCATGGAGCCAATTCCGTGAGACATATCTGAAAAATGGTGGGGATTCATATTATGCAGCTTGGAAGTTAACATATACAGAGCCAGCTATTCGTGGAATGAAATTTGAGAATGGAATTGAATATAAAAATGGTTTGTGTCCAATAGCTGAAGATATTCAACCGAAAATGATCCAGTTGAAGACAAATTATGAAAGTTTAGATCACGCCAAAGAACAAGCAGAAATCCTTAGGCAAACAATAGGTGAATTGGATAAATTTTAA